The sequence GCAACTGGTCCTTTAAGTAAATTGCAAGCATTATTCTTTTTAATGACTTTCTTTATTATCCCGAACACTTCATCTACACTATCTAGGTATTTTTTGATATGCTTTTCTTTATGACTGTAAGAGACATAAACAGCTTTGGAAGCTAGAAACCCCCGCTTTAGCATCTCTTGA comes from bacterium and encodes:
- a CDS encoding aminotransferase class III; translated protein: QEMLKRGFLASKAVYVSYSHKEKHIKKYLDSVDEVFGIIKKVIKKNNACNLLKGPVAHTGFKRLT